From Brassica rapa cultivar Chiifu-401-42 chromosome A06, CAAS_Brap_v3.01, whole genome shotgun sequence:
GTGTTCTCTGATGGCTCTAGGACGTCAACTGCTGGCATTAAAGAGACTATGAATCTTTTCAAGAACTGGTCTGGACTGGATATAAATGAGACAATGTCAGAGATCTTCTATGGAGGGTATTCTGACATCCAAAAGTCAGTTTTAAGTGATCTCTCTGGTTTTCAGCGTGGTGAGTTTTCGACGCGGTATCTTGGTCTGCCCCTAAGCCCGAAGAGAATTTCTGCAGCTACGTTGCAGCCGTTCGTTGATCGAATAACCTCAAAGCTGCACTCCTGGACAGTAAAGTTTCTATCGTTTGCAGGTAAGGTGAAGATGATATACTCTGTTATCTATGGGATGGTCAACTTTTGGAGTTCTATTTTTGTATTACCGAAATGGTTTTATGCAAAAGTGGACTCACTATGTTCTGGGTTCCTATGGAAGAACAACACAACATCTGCGATTGGGGCCAGAGTCTCTTGGGTTAATATTTGTAAACCAAAATCAGAGGGTGGTCTAGAAATTATACAGCTTGAGGAATTTGAGATGGTATTTAGACTGAAGAGGGTGTGGCTTTTCTTCTCTGAGTCTGGGTCTCTTTGGGTTCCTTGGCTAAGGAATAATAGGTTTGGTGGTCGCTCTTTCTGGCAAATTAATGATGCTCAGAGATTCTCTTCCACTGTTAGAAGTATGCTTCAACTGAAGCCGGACCTTCAAGGATTTCTCCGCTGCAGCATTGGTGACGGTAAAACAGCAATGTTTTGGTATGACTATTGGACAGAGTTGGGTCCGTTACTCTTACTGTTCGGTTCATCAGGCCCTAGAACTCTAAGGATTCCGCTTAATGCTACGGTCTCTCAAGCAGTTAGCAATGGCCACTGGAATCTACCGCCCGCTCGGTCGGATATTGCAGAAACACTCCATGTTATCCTATCAACCACTAGAGTCCCGACTGATGCGAATGGCAAAGATGCCTACTTGTGGAGAAACCAGTCCGGAGGCTTTGCTGCGTCCTTCTCGTCGCGTGTGACATGGAAGAGGCTTCGCACGCCTAACCCTTCAGTACAGTGGCACTCATTTGTTTGGTTCAAGGAGGAGATTCCTCGCTGTTCTTTAATCTCCTGGACCGCGTTCCTTGGCAGGTTACCGACACGAGACCGCTTGATATCATGGGGACTCTCTGTTCCACCAGGTTGTGTCTTTTGCACTTCAGCAAATGAATCCCATAaccatttgttttttcaatgtgcTTTTGCGGCTGCTATTTGGCTTCGATATTGTGGCAGGTACATGGCGTCACCTCCAGCTTCATTGGATGCAGTTATGGTGCAGTGTCGCAACCTCCAGGGACCTCAAGCTCGACGTGTGGTGGTTGTTTTGAAGCTCCTCTGTCAAGTCATCGTCTACAACCTGTGGCGTGAACGGAATGCTCGCATCTTCAGGGACGTGAGGATGAATCAAGACGGTTTCTTCAGAGTGGTGGATCGTTCCATGCGTGATCGGCTCCTTTCCCCTTCTCTCGTATCTTCCTCATCTCCCTCCTTGCTGGAGTTGTATTTTTGGTTCCTTTCCCCTTATAGTTAATGCAACTTCTCTCTCTCATTCTCCTTGTAATAAGTTGTGTTTCACAACATTGTAAAACCTTTTGAAAAGCTggtataaatcttaacatttagaccaaaaaaaacagattacTCCTATAAGATTACAACACTATTCAATATTTTTCCATCAGTTTTCTTACAATGATTGTgtagcattttttatttattgttaaaGTCAAAATGATTATGTACTACATATTCTCGATTTTTCTATTTCTATACTTTTGGTATCtccacataaaaaaaaactgaagtaAAAACTGATTGTTATAATGTCGTCTTCAcattcgtaaaaaaaaaaaaacaagagacgATCAATTAAGCCATACAAATGGATCCACTTTCTTTGCCTGATATACATGAAAGTGAATTGTTTCCCTTGAAATGTACGTATATTATCCTTCACAATATATAGTACAAAGTTGTTGAGAGATATCAGAATATACTCTCATATCTTACAGAAATATAAGAGAATAATATCTTAACTATTCAGATATAGTTATCTTATGTAATACCCTTCCGCAGTTGCACGCACGCCAAGACTGGATCTGAAGCTTATGAACAATGAAGATGGAAGACCTTTGGTTAAAATGTCAGCATACTGAAGTGTTGAAGGAATGTGAAATACTCGGACCTCTCCCATAAGAATTATTTCTCTCACAAAGTGGATGTCTATTTCAACAGCTTTGTCCGCTGGTGTTGAACGGGGTTTCAAGATAGTTAGACGGTGCTCACATTATCACAATAGACAACAGTGGCCTGACAAAGTGGTTTTCCCATTTCGAGAAGAAGGTTCCTTAACCAACAAGCTTCTGCAACGACATTCACAACTCCTTTATATTCAGCTTCCGCACTCGAACGCGATACCGATGGTTGCTGCTTTGCTGACCATGAGATTAGGTTATCTTCCATGTATATACAGAATCTAGAGGTTGACCTTCTTGTTGTAGGACAACCTGTCCCGTCCGCATCCGTATAAGTTGTGAGAGCCATGCTCTGTTTCTTGAGGAGTTGGAGACCCATTGTTTTGGTGCCTTGAAGGTATCTTATTATACGCTTAAGGGCATGTAAATGAGGCTCACACGGTGCATGCATGAAGAGGCAGATTTGTTGTACGGCATAGGAGATATTCGGGTCGTGTAAAAGTTAAGTACTGCAATGCACAAGCAAGACTTCGATACTCTGTCGCATTCGCAACTGGCTTGCATGTATCTACTGCAAGCTTTGATTTCAAGTCCACCGGGGTCGAGCATGGCTTGCATTCAGACATTCTAGCCCGTTGGATTATCTCTGCAGCATAGCTTGCTTGCGACAAGAACAGCATGTGCTGGTATTGGGTTAGATCATGGTTGCCATCTTCAATGTCCAAGACAAAGGGAATTTGGTTTTTGATGTTGGTAACTCCGTAGGCACGTTCGAGTTGTGCGGGAGCAGCAGCCATGATAGAGAATATATAGAAGAAATTAGAAGTGAAAGAAGAGGTTTTgcggaaagagaagaagaagaaaagagaggCGCAGAGAATTAAAGTGGTTCTGGATCGCTAGAAccctctgataccatgaaagtgAATCATTTCCCTTGGAATGTACGTATATTACTCTTCACAATATATAGTATAAAGTTGTTGAGAAATATCAGAATATACTCTTGTATCTTACATAAATATAGGAGAATAATATCTTAACTATTCAGAGATAGTTATCTTATctaataatacatatttgatttcTTGGAGATCTCACATTTTTTCCAATCTTTCTACGATCATCAAAGCGTCACGAGTCTTTCGCTATTACTCATGTTCGTTTCATAACCGCTAGACTCAGCGTCGGCGTCAATAAATTAACCGTTCGAGTCTCAGCGGCAATTAATGGTGAATGAAAGAGACGCTGAAATTAATGACGTTACCGGCGTTCCACTTTTTTGTTTCCGTAATTCTTTAGCGTCTATTTCAACTTTTGATTCTATTATTTTGGTGTCCGTCGCGTTACCTTTTATTGCCGGCAGCGTCTACCTTTTATTGCCGGCTGACGCTGCTTCTAGCGGTTATGAAACGAGGAGGGTATTATACTATTATCAAACCCAACCCCAAAATTTCGACTTCTACCTACCTCCCCTCTCATTTTTTATCATCATGGTACAATCGAATTATTTTAATCTACGTGCGGAATTGCGGGCCTTTGGTCCATTTATTTCACTTCCCACCTACCTAACTAGCCCAAAAGATTACAGATGTATTAAATATTCAAGAACCATCAACATCTAACCCGTAAGGCCACCATACTCGTTATCTCCAAAAGAGAATAATATAAAATGAGAAACTCCACACATAGCACAACTTCCTTGACGACTCCATCAAGTGTAAATAACAAAACTCAACTAACCAACCAACTTATTCATCTctcaaataaaaatcataaatttacaGTGTAATCATAAAACTTTACTGGAGctaaattttccaaaaaacccttatttaataaataaataatcatttatCGAACCatctccctcctcctcctcatctcCATTTGTACCAATTCTCTTGCTCCTTGAATCTCCTAAATACTCCATCTAAGGCCACATCGAAAGCATCTTTGAAAGTCTCTAATCCGTTCAGAGACTTTGCGTACACCAAATTCGGTATCAACTCGATCACTTTTTCCCGCATTCTCCGCACATCTTCTTTGCTGAACCGTTCCAACACTTCCTTTATAGATGTCGTCCCGTTTTTCACCTCATTCCGGTCTATGTAAACCGAGTAGCTACCCAGCTCCTTCGGTAAAAACCACTGATACTGCATGTAAGCGGTTCTACGCCAAAAGAAAACCGGAATAGAACCGGCTAACATGCAATCGAAAATCGAGCGGCGCGTGAAGCTATCTCCACGTGGCTGAAGGCAAAAATCAGAGCCGAGAAACGTCTCCAAGATCGCCGACGAGCCATTCGAGCATTTTCCTCCGGTGCAATCCACCGTCCGGCAAGCTCCTTGCGACTCCTTGCAGTGATCGAGAAGCATTCCTCTAAAATCGTTCTGAATCCCGGCGCGTGGCGCTCCGGCGAAACAGAACAGCGTCTTGCGATGGCGATTCCTGACGAAATCCTGCCATTTCACGACGTCGGAGTCAGATCGAGGGTGGAATCCGGTGGGGTACGGTACACCGACGTCGAAATGGTCCCAAGAGTTACGCTCAATGAGAAGGCGCGTGATGTTACGCATCCCCgggatgtagatacagttagaTCCCCAATCTTCGTCTTTGGTTCTGCGAAAATCCCATGTGATGCGACCCATGGTAATGAAATGATCCCATCCGTTGGATCTATTCCAATAAGGTTGTTCCCTGACCCACTCAGTCATCATCTTACAATGACGGTCGCGATCAGCCGCCGCGTAATTAGACCATAAATATTGACCGACAGCGAGTCCAGCGTAGAACGGGATGTAGAACGCCGTCGCGGACTCCGGATCATAAGTCCGGCAACGGTGGTTGAGGATCCGGTTGTGGAAGATGATCTCGGAGACGAACTGATCAGTCCAGAACCATGAAGGAACCAAATCGTCAGGGATCACGCCTTTCAACGACGTCGCTTCTTTGCCGAAGCCGTCGTTGGAAAGCGCGTCGCAGCGAGAGCTCCACGGGTTGAGATTGTCGCACTCTTGCAGGATCACTTCGTTGAAGATCTTCGGCATGTCGTAGACGAACACCCGACCCGTTTCGCATCGCCCTGAGTCGTCGGGTTCGGAGCGGGTTCGGGTGGGTAGAGACTCGTCCGAGGTTAAGAGGGGCTCATCTGAGGTGAAGAGAGACTCGATGGAGGAGACGGAGACGGAGACGGCGGGGGATGGGAAGTTCTCAGGGGAGCGACGGCTGGGGAAAGCGATGGAGCGGAGagtgaggaagaggaggagctGGAGACAGAGGAGAGAGAGGATGAGCCATGTACAGTGGCTCCGGGAGGCAGAGCGGTTAGCGGACGAGTTTCCGACAGAGTTGAAGGAGATTTTCTGATCAGTGTCGGTGGTGGTTTTGTCTGGTGTTCTCGATTTCTTAAGGAGGCGTTCAGGACTGGTTGGATTTGAGACGGGGAGCATAGTTATCAATTAGGAGGGAGAAGGGAGAGATTCCGTCGCCGGAAATATTGGATACGTTGCGAAGACGAAGCTAAAATCTCCGGGAAAGGAGAGACGTTCTTTATGTGGTTCTCGTTGATGGCGTAAAGCTAAGTAGAGAGAAGAGTTTTAAGAGTGCTCGAGAAACAAGGAGATTCTGTTTCCTTTACCTTTTTTAAATGttctgtaataaaaaaaatggaaactaTATTTAATTCGCTTCGGCTGCTACCAAACTATCTCACGGTTCACGATTTTATCTCAAAACTTTCACGAGTTTGTAAACTCTCCCTACATCGTTGAAAGATAAGTGTAAtaataatgaattttatttCCATTATTCATCCTCGATCAAATCATGATTTTTACGCAGATCTGGTAATTCGAATCCTCTACCTAACAATTTAATGTTTGAAATTTTATTGCTAATGATTgaaatatatcattaaattaACGACTACAAAACATGATTTAATTGTCACAAATAACCATTGACATTTGCAGAACATAAATTATGCTGTTTGCGCAGTAGACCATTGTGTTAAGCTCCATGATTTTGGTAAGAATAGATGTATAAAGATGTCAATTTTGTTGTCAGATTGGGtctaaataaacaaattaaaactttGGGTGATAATACTAAAGTTTTAGAAGATGGAGGTCCTGATTAGTACACtggtaatattaattttatcaaGGTGTTGGAAGCATTACGGAGTGGAAGGACATGGACACGTGCCTGTGAGATTAACCGTCTATGCCGGCAACCGACAAGGGAAGACCACAGGAGCCGGTGAATACTGAACACTTGGAACTCAGCCGTTACAGACAACGTGTCCTTGTAGAAACAGAAACTATTATCttagattatatttttctatttattaacATAGGTTGTGTCAGAAACTAACTATTAGTTGCCTCTCAACCACGTTTTCCTTCcgcagaaaaggaaaaaaatcacACTAAAATATACTCCATATGCAGTATGTTTAGAAACATCACCTTAAAAAATCACCGATAtctctgtttttaaaaatttaaagcgTTACGATTAAAATTTGTAACGGAATACAAAGGCGGAAGATGCACCGAAACGGTGATGTTTACGTGTAGGTGACAGATTAGAGTGAACTGTGTGATGTTGAAAGTATTAGCTAAGCGTCATGTGAGCtttgtggccatgcttcttcAAACCACGAGTTATGCCGCATGACGTGTCACATACTCCAACTTCTTGCCGacaaatattgtttttattgattgatgacattagtttatttgagtactttgatttgaatacatatttGTAAACCGGAGAAGACCGCAAAACGGAAACTGATTCTGATTATACTCAAGCCCAAGCGCATAGTGAACTCAACTTAACTCGGTTCGGTTCAGAATTTGGTCTACCTCTATCGGAAAACATTTGTCGTTTTCATATCTAACATCAACTTTGGCCGTTTTGGTGTAATAATTAACAAATCACGGCAAGCGTTTTTCTGTGGGTCAATGTCTAATAATTTATCTTTAAACTTGTCGGTCATGTTTCGTGAAAGTGAAGAGACTATTAAAATGACCGAGATTAGAATAATAGATCGTGGCATGTGGTAATCAAGACAAGAAACACAAAAATAAGAATGTAACATTATACAATGTACACTAGTTCAgtaaatttgtatataaacGAGCAAACGGCATATCACcaaacattttttatataacGCACAAATTTAAATAAGAGAGTCAATGAAACCAAACATTTTTGTTGGCAAGTAAAAGAACGAAATGAATGCCTaaacaaaattagaaaaaatgtaTTGTCAACATACATGGTTCCAACTCAGAAAAGCAAAGTTACAATGACCCCAAGAGGACGAGATTAGGGTCAACGTACGTTTCAAATATAAGCGCCGCATCTTTGTTGTACCACACAACGTCGAATCgagtttatatattaattttgtaaaatgttCTATTCCATCCGGGTCAAAATGTACGtttgaaatgattttttattttttgaaatgattttttattatttcataatagatgatgttttcaacatatctaaataattttatatttataaaaaaaactgtataaccaattatatttttaacatttacatttatatttacaattaaaaacattatatttaaatattattcttGAGTAAAACATACTCTTACttcttattttatatgtacattgatataaaacatcatctaatatGAAACATGTGAagtatatagttttaaataaatataatatattaagaGATCTTCGACCTATAACACTATTATAGTGTTAAGattacactattttagtgtgataTCAACACTAAAAACTTTTTCATTTCCAACCTAACTCCAAAATactattttagtgtgattttTACACTAAACTTCTCCAATCCAACACTAAAAGTTACACTATTTAGTGCAATACTATAATTTCATACCAAATTTAGTGTGGAAGGTGCAGCCCACGGATAGACCCTCCCCCAGATATTCAAATGGGCTGAAAAGTAATAGTCCATATCCGTATAGGTGACCAGGAAAATGTGACTTAGTTTCGCATAGCAGGTGGATCGAACCTGAAATGTGATGACATCCCAAACCCTTCCCCTTACCACTTGACTGGGAGCTTGTGGTCGAGTGGTAAGGGGAAGGGTTTGGAATGTCACCACATTTCAGGTTGGATCCACCTGCTATGTGAAACTAACTCGTATTTTTCTGGTCACCTATACAGATATGGGCTATTGCTCATTTGAATATCCGGGAGAGGGTCTATCCGTGGGCTGCACTTCCCATCCAGAGGTTAGGTCTGTGTCTTTAATAGACTCAGGTTTAACTTTTTTcagttcaaaaagaaaattgatgtaaatatatagtatcACACTAAAATGAtgtaatttttagtgttggACTGGATATGTTACACTAAAATAATGTGAAAgtcacactaaaatagtgttttggagttgggttggagatggCCTAAAAATACTATTGGTATTAATATTGTTGGAGCTATACAAAAAATGAGATGTGCACTGTTAAGTAAGGATATTGGGTAGTTAGGAACCTGCTCAATAGGAATACAATAGAGGCACATATAGAACTTAGTATCACAaaacttcaagcctttgcttggaagatATAAACTccaccaaaaataaaacataatatttgaaaaacGATACCTGGATAACTAGCAGTGACAAGCAAATTGACACATAATCATATGCGATGTGACAATCATTGTCCTAGATGTGGAGCAAAGGATGAAACTATAAACCATGCTATCTTTGAATGTCTCCCAATTCTACAGATATGGACACATGTAGCAACCCCAACTCTGCCCTTAGTGTTTTCTAGTGCAAGTCATTTCACGAATATGGATTATTTATTTTGGCGGAAGAACGATATTGAAGATCTTGAGCTAGATAAAGATTCATACCCTTGGATCATATGTATATTTGGAAAGCAAGAAATAACAAATTGTTTAAAGGGATGGACATGGACCCATTGAAAACTGTCTGGTATGCTGAGTCAGAATGCCATGCTTGGTTTGATGCGAATCGTAAACAGGAGGATCCGACGGAACTACAATGTCCAGAACAAGCACTAATCACTGAAAGATGTATGATAGATTGATGATCATGGACACATGACGCACTCTTTAGTGGTTATGGATAGACATAGACAAATTCCTTATGAGTAACTCAACTTTTGGGAGCAAGGAACCAGCTGCGAAGAATCTCACCACTTTACTCGGAACTCGAGGCCTTTTCATGGACAATGGAGTGCATGCTAACACATTCGACGTGTCAGACTTTTTGCACCGATTGTAGGATCTGGTCTCAATGATTCAAGACTCCGAAGCATGACCTAACTTTTCTACTAAGCTAAAGGAGCTGTTGAAGCTAAAGAGTATATTCACTAAGTTCTCGATTTTTTTATTTCCCTTGTTCTGAAAATGTATTTTCTGATTCATTAGCTAAGATAGCACGTTCTTTTCACATGGACTTGTACtatattggttgttctatttcggtttggttcccTAGACCACCTCAAGTCTGAGTAATAAAATAACCATTTgaggaaaaaaatataatatgttgaaATCTCCACTTGAAAAAGAGTAATAATTAGGACACATCAACTCGCAGTTTGAGAATCGAGATTGGTACATAACTTAAGAACAAGAAACAGCGTGATAGACTCCCATGTCTCTAACAATGTAAgcataatttaatgttttaaatatcaaTTAGTGCatttttgacaaaaagaaaagattagTGAACCCTCTCTCGCATCCTaaaatttaaagttgatttttttCGGCGTCAGCTACTGTGTGAGCGCACATGCTGGTACCAAAACATCCGTCTATCGTATTTTTTGTTCATCTGTCTTCTGCTTCCTCGATGTCAATTCTTTTCTATCGTCTTTCTCGAGGTTGTGCTTCTGGAGAAACATCTGATTAAGGTTTCATTCACGGGTAGGCTCTGAGACAATCTTATGTTTCTATTAGTTATGGAGTCTGGGCACAGAGGTGCAGTGCTGGCTCTCGGTGGAGTCAGCATTTAGAATAAGAAAAGGGAAATTTTCATTTCTGGTCCTCCTTCGTGAGGCATCAGCGAGTGGGCGGTggtaggatagcttcttcgtcagATCTGGTGTGTGGTCTTTCAATATATCTGATTCGGGTATGGATGTGTTGTGGCTTAAGTTTGTGGTTTGGTGGCGTTTATCTTGGAGTTTCGGTGCACTTCTGCCTCTAATCAATGCTTGGAGAGCTCAGAAAGTTTCTTCAACTCGGATGCGTGTCTAGGTGTGCGGTTTTCCTTCCCATGTTGGTGATGTGGTCGCAAGCTCATTGAGAAGTGAAGGTATGTTACTTGTGTTGGTCATCTATCCGTAGTCAATATCACGATCCCCTGGTTTAGGAAACTATTGTTATAGCTAACACATAAGGCtaatgtatataaagtttattgCATTTGTCCATTATTTATACaataaatatagattttttacatggtatcagaacACATTGGTAACCCTAATATTTCTATGGCCGCCATCTCCactcttattcttcttctttctcgcCTAATCACCATTGTTGCTAATGCTGAAACTCACAATGCTACTCAATCATCTCTTCTCAACGTCAACATGGTTAACATAGCAAAACTCAACTCCACCAACTTCATGACATGGAGCCTTCAAATCCATACTCTACTCGACAGCTACGATCTCGTTGGTTTCATCAATGGATCTCTGTCTGTACCAGAATAG
This genomic window contains:
- the LOC103874657 gene encoding xyloglucan galactosyltransferase XLT2; this encodes MLPVSNPTSPERLLKKSRTPDKTTTDTDQKISFNSVGNSSANRSASRSHCTWLILSLLCLQLLLFLTLRSIAFPSRRSPENFPSPAVSVSVSSIESLFTSDEPLLTSDESLPTRTRSEPDDSGRCETGRVFVYDMPKIFNEVILQECDNLNPWSSRCDALSNDGFGKEATSLKGVIPDDLVPSWFWTDQFVSEIIFHNRILNHRCRTYDPESATAFYIPFYAGLAVGQYLWSNYAAADRDRHCKMMTEWVREQPYWNRSNGWDHFITMGRITWDFRRTKDEDWGSNCIYIPGMRNITRLLIERNSWDHFDVGVPYPTGFHPRSDSDVVKWQDFVRNRHRKTLFCFAGAPRAGIQNDFRGMLLDHCKESQGACRTVDCTGGKCSNGSSAILETFLGSDFCLQPRGDSFTRRSIFDCMLAGSIPVFFWRRTAYMQYQWFLPKELGSYSVYIDRNEVKNGTTSIKEVLERFSKEDVRRMREKVIELIPNLVYAKSLNGLETFKDAFDVALDGVFRRFKEQENWYKWR